The following proteins are encoded in a genomic region of Dasypus novemcinctus isolate mDasNov1 chromosome 3, mDasNov1.1.hap2, whole genome shotgun sequence:
- the VPS33B gene encoding vacuolar protein sorting-associated protein 33B isoform X1 translates to MAFPHRPDAPELPDFSILKRLARDQLIYLLEQLPGKKDLFIEADLMSPLDRIANVSILKQHEVDKLYKVENKPVLSSSEQLCFLVRPRIRNMRYIANLVNADKLAGRTRKYKVIFSPQKFYACEMVLEEEGIYGDVSCDEWAFSLLPLDVDLLSMELPEFFRDYFLEGDQRWINTVAQALHLLSTLYGSFPNCYGIGRCAKMSYELWRTLEEEEDGETKGRRPEIGHVFLLDRDMDFVTALCSQVVYEGLVDDTFRIKCGSVDFGPEVTSSEKSLKVLLNAEDKVFNEIRNEHFSNVFSFLSQKARNLQAQYDRRRGMDIKQMKDFVSQELKGLKQEHRLLSLHIGACESIMKKKTKQDFQELIKTEHALLEGFSIRESTNYIEEHIDRQVSPIESLRLMCLLSITENGLIPKDYRSLKTQYLQSYGPEHLLTFSNLRRAGLLTEQAPGDTLTAVESKVSKLVTDKAAGKITDAFSSLAKRSNFRAISKKLNLIPRVDGEYDLKVPRDMAYVFSGAYVPLGCRIIEQVLERRSWQGLDEVVRLLNCSECAFTDTTKEVPSSSESLRLILVVFLGGCTFSEISALRFLGREKGYRFIFLTTAVTNSARLMEAMSEVKA, encoded by the exons ATGGCTTTTCCCCATCGGCCAGACGCCCCTGAGCTACCTGATTTCTCCATACTCAAGAGGCTGGCTAGAGACCAGCTCATATATCTGCTGGAGCAG CTTCCTGGAAAAAAGGACTTGTTCATCGAGGCAGATCTGATGAGCCCTTTGGATCGAATTGCCAATGTCTCTATCCTGAAG CAACACGAAGTGGACAAGCTGTACAAGGTGGAAAACAAGCCAGTCCTTAGCTCCAGTGAACA ATTATGTTTCTTGGTCAGACCACGCATCAGGAATATGCGATACATTGCCA ATCTTGTCAATGCTGACAAATTGGCTGGCCGTACTCGAAAATACAAAGTGATCTTCAGCCCTCAGAAG ttttatgCATGTGAGATGGTGCTTGAGGAAGAGGGAATCTATGGAG ATGTGAGCTGTGATGAATGGGCCTTCTCCTTGCTGCCTCTTGATGTGGATCTGCTGAGCATGGAGCTACCAGAATTTTTCAGGGACTACTTCCTG GAAGGAGATCAGCGATGGATCAACACTGTGGCACAGGCCTTGCACCTTCTCAGCACTCTCTATGGATCCTTTCCTAACTGCTATGGAATTGGTAGATGTGCCAAG ATGTCTTACGAGTTGTGGAGAAcactggaggaggaggaggatggtgaAACCAAGGGCCGAAGGCCAGAAATTGGACATGTCTTTCTCCTGGACAGAG ACATGGACTTTGTGACGGCACTTTGCTCCCAAGTGGTTTATGAGGGCCTGGTGGATGACACCTTCCGCATCAAGTGTG GCAGTGTTGACTTTGGCCCAGAAGTCACATCCTCTGAGAAGAGCCTGAAGGTGCTACTCAACGCTGAGGACAAG GTGTTTAATGAGATTCGTAATGAGCACTTCTCCAATGTCTTTAGCTTCTTGAGCCAGAAGGCCCGGAATTTGCAGGCCCAGTATGAT CGCCGGAGAGGCATGGACATCAAGCAGATGAAGGACTTCGTGTCCCAGGAGCTCAAGGGCCTGAAGCAGGAGCACCGCTTGCTGAGTCTCC ATATTGGGGCCTGTGAATCCATCATGAAGAAGAAAACTAAGCAGGATTTCCAGGAGCTAATCAAGACTGAACATG CGCTGCTGGAGGGGTTCAGCATCCGGGAGAGCACCAACTACATTGAAGAGCACATCGACCGGCAG GTGTCACCTATAGAAAGCCTTCGCCTCATGTGCCTTTTGTCCATCACTGAGAACG GCTTGATCCCTAAGGATTATCGATCTCTGAAAACCCAGTATCTGCAG AGCTACGGCCCTGAGCACCTGCTAACCTTCTCCAATCTACGGCGAGCTGGGCTTCTAACAGAGCAGGCCCCAGGGGATACCCTCACAGCAGTGGAGAGTAAAGTGAGCAAGCTGGTGACAGACAAGGCTGCAG GAAAGATTACTGATGCCTTCAGTTCTCTGGCCAAGAGGAGCAATTTTCGTGCCATCAGCAAAAAACTGAATTTG ATCCCACGTGTGGATGGCGAGTATGACCTCAAAGTGCCACGGGACATGGCTTATGTCTTCAGTGGTGCTTATGTTCCTCTCGGGTGCCGAATCATTGAGCAG GTGCTGGAGCGACGGAGCTGGCAAGGCCTTGATGAAGTGGTTCGGCTGCTCAACTGCAGTGAGTGTGCATTCACAG ACACGACCAAGGAAGTCCCGTCTTCCAGTGAGTCCCTGCGCCTCATCTTGGTGGTGTTCTTGGGTGGTTGCACATTCTCTGAGATCTCCGCCCTCCGGTTCCTGGGCAGAGAGAAAG GGTACAGGTTCATTTTTCTGACGACGGCAGTCACCAATAGTGCTCGCCTTATGGAGGCCATGAGTGAGGTGAAAGCCTGA
- the VPS33B gene encoding vacuolar protein sorting-associated protein 33B isoform X2, with product MHVRWCLRKRESMEVRGDEYVSCDEWAFSLLPLDVDLLSMELPEFFRDYFLEGDQRWINTVAQALHLLSTLYGSFPNCYGIGRCAKMSYELWRTLEEEEDGETKGRRPEIGHVFLLDRDMDFVTALCSQVVYEGLVDDTFRIKCGSVDFGPEVTSSEKSLKVLLNAEDKVFNEIRNEHFSNVFSFLSQKARNLQAQYDRRRGMDIKQMKDFVSQELKGLKQEHRLLSLHIGACESIMKKKTKQDFQELIKTEHALLEGFSIRESTNYIEEHIDRQVSPIESLRLMCLLSITENGLIPKDYRSLKTQYLQSYGPEHLLTFSNLRRAGLLTEQAPGDTLTAVESKVSKLVTDKAAGKITDAFSSLAKRSNFRAISKKLNLIPRVDGEYDLKVPRDMAYVFSGAYVPLGCRIIEQVLERRSWQGLDEVVRLLNCSECAFTDTTKEVPSSSESLRLILVVFLGGCTFSEISALRFLGREKGYRFIFLTTAVTNSARLMEAMSEVKA from the exons atgCATGTGAGATGGTGCTTGAGGAAGAGGGAATCTATGGAGGTGAGAGGAGATGAAT ATGTGAGCTGTGATGAATGGGCCTTCTCCTTGCTGCCTCTTGATGTGGATCTGCTGAGCATGGAGCTACCAGAATTTTTCAGGGACTACTTCCTG GAAGGAGATCAGCGATGGATCAACACTGTGGCACAGGCCTTGCACCTTCTCAGCACTCTCTATGGATCCTTTCCTAACTGCTATGGAATTGGTAGATGTGCCAAG ATGTCTTACGAGTTGTGGAGAAcactggaggaggaggaggatggtgaAACCAAGGGCCGAAGGCCAGAAATTGGACATGTCTTTCTCCTGGACAGAG ACATGGACTTTGTGACGGCACTTTGCTCCCAAGTGGTTTATGAGGGCCTGGTGGATGACACCTTCCGCATCAAGTGTG GCAGTGTTGACTTTGGCCCAGAAGTCACATCCTCTGAGAAGAGCCTGAAGGTGCTACTCAACGCTGAGGACAAG GTGTTTAATGAGATTCGTAATGAGCACTTCTCCAATGTCTTTAGCTTCTTGAGCCAGAAGGCCCGGAATTTGCAGGCCCAGTATGAT CGCCGGAGAGGCATGGACATCAAGCAGATGAAGGACTTCGTGTCCCAGGAGCTCAAGGGCCTGAAGCAGGAGCACCGCTTGCTGAGTCTCC ATATTGGGGCCTGTGAATCCATCATGAAGAAGAAAACTAAGCAGGATTTCCAGGAGCTAATCAAGACTGAACATG CGCTGCTGGAGGGGTTCAGCATCCGGGAGAGCACCAACTACATTGAAGAGCACATCGACCGGCAG GTGTCACCTATAGAAAGCCTTCGCCTCATGTGCCTTTTGTCCATCACTGAGAACG GCTTGATCCCTAAGGATTATCGATCTCTGAAAACCCAGTATCTGCAG AGCTACGGCCCTGAGCACCTGCTAACCTTCTCCAATCTACGGCGAGCTGGGCTTCTAACAGAGCAGGCCCCAGGGGATACCCTCACAGCAGTGGAGAGTAAAGTGAGCAAGCTGGTGACAGACAAGGCTGCAG GAAAGATTACTGATGCCTTCAGTTCTCTGGCCAAGAGGAGCAATTTTCGTGCCATCAGCAAAAAACTGAATTTG ATCCCACGTGTGGATGGCGAGTATGACCTCAAAGTGCCACGGGACATGGCTTATGTCTTCAGTGGTGCTTATGTTCCTCTCGGGTGCCGAATCATTGAGCAG GTGCTGGAGCGACGGAGCTGGCAAGGCCTTGATGAAGTGGTTCGGCTGCTCAACTGCAGTGAGTGTGCATTCACAG ACACGACCAAGGAAGTCCCGTCTTCCAGTGAGTCCCTGCGCCTCATCTTGGTGGTGTTCTTGGGTGGTTGCACATTCTCTGAGATCTCCGCCCTCCGGTTCCTGGGCAGAGAGAAAG GGTACAGGTTCATTTTTCTGACGACGGCAGTCACCAATAGTGCTCGCCTTATGGAGGCCATGAGTGAGGTGAAAGCCTGA